The DNA sequence TACTGGGAGCACAAGTACGAGGCGTCGATTCTTTGAGTCCTTAGCTGAAACATGAAATTTAATCATTAGTGCTGCAATTATCATATTgctggaaataatttttttccttttaagaACCTAGTTCTTTACCATGGCATCAAATTAAAGCTCTTTCATCCCAGTGCCTCACATCCCCGATTgctcaaattaatttattcttTGTATAATCAGGGACGGGAATGTGTGCCggatataatatatgatccattTAAAGCAtgtcttatattttattttgtgataACCATGTGAAATTAGTAAACGCTTCCTATCCTAAATGTTGGTAAATTTTACTTTTGACACTATAAAATTGTCAGCAATATTAGGTTACTCTTGACAACCTTTGACTAGTGATTTCTAGTAAACAGATTATTTGATTCACATCAGGAGTTATCGGCTCATTTTCATGTCAGTATTTGACTTTGTCTTCGTAAATTGAGGCTACAACACAAGATCAATCGAGTTGTCTCTGACAGGAATGAAAAGAGTATTCTAAAAGCAAACACTGATCCTAGACAACTAAAAAACAATGGAAGATTTACCTAATTCGCTGGAATCCACCCGTAAATAGAGTATCTGGCCTCTTTCAGAAAAGTGTCGTACATCTATGAGATCTCCATACCATGTTAGACACCCCTTACCACTACTCATATTAGCACTCGTGTACGCTGTACAGGAGCAGTTATTTAAGCAAAAGTCCTTGCAATCGTTAATTCCCAACTCCAAATTAAATTGTGCTTTTGAATTTGCAGCGTCCGGTACCTTAACTCCTGGAACCTCTATAAACCCCTCTCCATTTCGACATAGGAGGGCCTCAGACTTCGCCACACACCCCTGAAACGTGTTTGTGGGCGAGTCAGACTTGTCTTTATATCCTGGCAGACACTCGCAACCTTGGTCAGCCACTTTATTCGGGTCACAAATACTAAATGCACGACAATTTGCATACCTATCACACTGACCATTTGGTCCTGTCCAGAAAACATCCCATTTTTGCAATCCTGTGTTCCAATTTAGCCTCTGTGCGAAACCTTCATTATTAATTACAAATCTTGTGTAAAATGCAGGAACATTTACACTATAGTACATCGCCACCTCTTCATCATTATCAATATAGAACAAACTGGAAACGTCATTAACAGGACTTACTGTATACCCAGGTAGACCACTAAACGTAATTCCATTCCACGGTCCTGCTCTTAGTACAGGTGTCAAACCATTGAAAATGTACAACTGGGCGATGGATCCAGTAACATTAAATCTAAAAGAATATGGACCTGTTTCGGGATTGTCATGTGACTTCCAAGAGGTAATGAACTTATTTTCTCGCGTCCTTTTGTTCCACCCAATCTTCATAGTTGCAAGAAAATTATCCGTCGGATGATCAAAACCTTGCCATAAAATATTCTTTTCACTATATTGATCCTTAAACACCACAAAATTTCCAGTATCAAGTAACCTAGCCGAGTACTTGCTATCTCCAGACGACGAAATGTTACTTGACCAGATCATAACTTGTGGCGCTTCGCTGTAAGATAAAACAAGCTGTCCTGTTTTATCTACAGACAAAACACCTGAAGTGTTTCTCATTGGACTATCTCTGTTGGCCACCCAGACAACATTTTTCTCCGGAATTTTATTATACCAGACACCAACATAACGGTTGCCAGAGGTACCGCGAGAAAAGAATCCGAGCTGGAAGATTTCACCCTGGGAGAGGAGAAATTCACCATCTTTAAGAGGAAGATTTTGTGTGATGGAGTCAATACAAAAGCATGGGTGGATTACAAGTAATAGCAGAGAGCAGAAGAGTAAGTATTTTCCAGCGTACATTTTTTCGACAGATTGCCAACTGAATAGATGTGGCATTATAGTCTGAACAGAGACTTAGAGCATCTAGAGAAGTCTACGCACACTACAATGACGAAAGTGAGCTTGGTCGAATCTCAACTTCAACGTGTACAAGATATAATACTATTCTTTGATCATGTCAACCTAAAGACTTGGGAGTTTACTTTTTTTAGTCTTACATGCAGTAAGATTTTGAGGAATGCTAGGTCCACAGAAACAGATAGAGAAAGACGTATACGAAAATGTGTTAGGTCCGCAGAAGCAGATACAAAAAGACGTACAGGAAAACGTGAATTCCATTGTCATCAGAGTACTCTGCTGTTGGTTTCTTTATCTGAAAACTCATTTGTAGCTTACCAAAACTCACTCTTATTGCTGGATTATCCCATTGCACTAGGCTCTTTTAGTTTAATATAGAATTGAAATAATCAGAGCTACCAAAAGAAATTGTCATTTTAGGCCTGAGATAACCCAAATTTTTTGCTGTTGTTTTAAATGGCAAGAGAGTTGAGTTTAAGACAGGAAAGTCCAAATGGATACTTGCATTATTTGCTCGTTAAAGGCATAAAAACTACTTGAAAGGAAGATGCTAGctattcaaaaattgttttcaaagTTTTTACCAAATTTTCGTTAATAATGTTTGATTAGTCTCACTCATACTAATAATTATGAaatctatatatacataaataattcaaTTATAATCAAACCCATGACAACCATGTCATTTAAAAACAGAATTACAAAACttgaaatgaaaaatatcaCTCTGTTCGAAAAAACGAATCGTGAAGGTAGGAATAACATGTGTTGGACACTAAAATTTACCTTCTTGCTGCATTAGATATGTTTGCCCTTTTTGAACCAATCTGAAACCATTGACTTTTTGTGATCACCTGTCCAGCTGTCCTCTCTGTTTCTCAATTCTTctaattgaatataaatatgtCTGTGTATGTGAGTGAaggaaaatattttctttttgttgccCCTCTTTCTTTGAATACCCGTTTCCTAAATCTCCTCAggctttttttttataaataaccaagtttaaaagaatttttacaaaaatactgtcactttttaaaacaaattgcagaAATATTATGTTcctgaaaatatatgtaaaaatatggTGGTTGCATATACAACCATATCTGCAATTGCTAACAACCATATATGTAACTAGAAAtgcaactttttaaaaatcttttgataatcatatttagttgcataataagttgcaattTATTCGAAATGATGAAAAATGAGCACCCGTGCGGGGCCAGTACTAATATCATAAAAACAACCACGAAATTAACTAAAATCAATAACACAACCTACACAACCCCTTCAACTACAGGTATATCCCGTTATTTCACCAACTCCGTCGCAAAACAACTCCCACCATAGACCCCTGACATCATATCTCCAACCCCTCCCTTTCAAGCTTGCCTCCGATTTAAACCACCAAAATCAAAACACAACAtcaactctctctctcctcccGCCGTCTCCCTTGTCCTTTGAGCATGCATAcattattaaattctttcaaTAGCTCTTCAACCTGGGTGTTAAAGAGAACGAAATTTGTTCGTTCATACTCACTCGGACACTTGCATAAAAAGATGCATCAATGGATAGAAACTGTACCATGGCCTTCGTTTTTGAATAAAAGGAGCCGTGAAAATTGGGCGTTTCTTCTTCTTTAAACCCAATGCCAGAACCTTCTGGATGTTTGGCGTCGTACTCATGTATGCATCCAGTGGCATAATTCATCATcaagagtgagagagagagtgtgtgtgtgtgtgagaggtGGGAGAGAGGAGCAGGGATAAGtaataaagaaatgaaaatgtgaaaggtagtatatttgcaaataagATCCAAAAGATTGTATATTTGcaagattttagagaaggtagtatatttataaataagatcCAAAAAGTAGTATAGTTTATAAATTCACAACTTTTAAGAGATAATTTGGTTCATACTTCTCTTATAGTTGCTATTTCGGATATTATTTAGTCCAAACTCATACATGTAAACTACAACAAAGCATGCGTGAGGGGTTGAACCATGAATTACATGAGAAAAGATACCACGATATTATAAATCGGAGAAAAAACACTTTGAATATCACATTCTAATACTGAAAATATGGTCATCGATGTCACACTAAGACACTATATTATAGGGTGTCAAATGTATAAGAACAAAATGCTACACAATATAGCATTAAGAGGGATATGTGGGCTTGAAACCTTGGATACAGTAAAGTTATGTAGTAACAGCATATTATATGGCTTGGGGTTTTTCAGGGTTTGTAAGTATTTTCTTATAGGCTTGGTCTAAAAGAAGTGGTGAATGCTAGATTATGTaacgtttaaaaaaaatatgttataagaATTAGATGTaatgttataaatttatatttttagggTCATATTTTCCGAACATAATATTTGAGGTATTATTTGAAATTGTGATAAAGG is a window from the Daucus carota subsp. sativus chromosome 8, DH1 v3.0, whole genome shotgun sequence genome containing:
- the LOC108198188 gene encoding G-type lectin S-receptor-like serine/threonine-protein kinase At4g27290; amino-acid sequence: MPHLFSWQSVEKMYAGKYLLFCSLLLLVIHPCFCIDSITQNLPLKDGEFLLSQGEIFQLGFFSRGTSGNRYVGVWYNKIPEKNVVWVANRDSPMRNTSGVLSVDKTGQLVLSYSEAPQVMIWSSNISSSGDSKYSARLLDTGNFVVFKDQYSEKNILWQGFDHPTDNFLATMKIGWNKRTRENKFITSWKSHDNPETGPYSFRFNVTGSIAQLYIFNGLTPVLRAGPWNGITFSGLPGYTVSPVNDVSSLFYIDNDEEVAMYYSVNVPAFYTRFVINNEGFAQRLNWNTGLQKWDVFWTGPNGQCDRYANCRAFSICDPNKVADQGCECLPGYKDKSDSPTNTFQGCVAKSEALLCRNGEGFIEVPGVKVPDAANSKAQFNLELGINDCKDFCLNNCSCTAYTSANMSSGKGCLTWYGDLIDVRHFSERGQILYLRVDSSELAKDSKNRRLVLVLPVLASIFLLILFLVYWFWWKKKQRGGNLDFSQGSGNSEMSFMEGHPDVLAMNERGTEVICFSLSTMVAATDNFSFSNKLGEGGFGTVYKGQLQCGQDIAVKRLSVTSNQGLEEFRNEIILIAKLQHRNLVRLLGYCFQKEKMLIYEYLPNRGLDCFIFAKKSMLNWRTRFNIALGIARGMIYLHQDSRLRIIHRDLKASNVLLDASMNPKISDFGMARIVGSDQNEDTTRRVVGTYGYMSPEYAMEGLFSIKSDVFSYGVLLLEIISGRRNTSTFDAGKSVNLVGHVWDRWLEGKPLEIVDASLAESFDVSEVLRCIHVGLLCVQESAAVRPTMSEAASMLCNERATPSPMEQPAFINRAQVYFGTLKSSSSSSRIGATTTTEMTTAIAEGR